The Anolis sagrei isolate rAnoSag1 chromosome Y, rAnoSag1.mat, whole genome shotgun sequence genome contains a region encoding:
- the LOC137095728 gene encoding F-box only protein 50-like, whose product MAAPQKEALGSPDWQQRFESKWGLRAKGVPLPKDPDWEALWKRKPFQRNLLQNPNPEGVNVSEPAPSCQPQKNCKLPDSKDIFKGWEISTERLPSDQLETPLALPQYSWCVKQQTVDLLAEGLWKELLDQYQPDITVMDWYENNKLDLSVYELHVRLLGSDQEAVIGEFHHVAREKEQDREEKAWHHVSHVFKGYGPGARYVHFLHKTKDVETTDGLQRTRVTDSSVSVQLKD is encoded by the exons ATGGCAGCCCCCCAAAAGGAGGCTTTGGGGTCTCCTGATTGGCAGCAACGCTTTGAGTCCAAATGGGGCCTGAGGGCGAAAGGGGTCCCACTCCCCAAAGATCCAGACTGGGAGGCTTTGTGGAAGCGGAAACCCTTCCAAAGGAACCTTTTGCAGAACCCCAACCCTGAAG GGGTGAATGTTTCGGAGCCCGCTCCATCTTGCCAACCGCAGAAAAATTGCAAGCTTCCAGACTCCAAAG ACATTTTCAAAGGCTGGGAAATTAGCACCGAAAGGCTCCCATCGGATCAGTTGGAAACTCCCCTTGCATTGCCGCAATATAG ctggtgcGTCAAGCAACAAACCGTCGATCTTTTGGCCGAAGGACTTTGGAAGGAGCTGCTGGATCAATACCAGCCGGATATCACCGTCATGGACTG GTATGAAAACAACAAACTGGATCTCTCCGTCTATGAGCTTCATGTCCGTCTCCTAGGAAGCGATCAGGAAGCCGTGATTGGGGAATTTCACCATGTGGCCCGCGAGAAAGAGCAAGACCGGGAGGAAAAGGCCTGGCATCAC GTTTCTCACGTCTTCAAGGGCTACGGCCCCGGCGCTCGCTACGTCCATTTTCTGCACAAGACCAAAGACGTGGAAACAACGGATGGACTTCAACGAACCCGAGTGACGGACAGCAGCGTTTCGGTGCAGTTGAAGGACTGA